In the Silene latifolia isolate original U9 population chromosome 1, ASM4854445v1, whole genome shotgun sequence genome, TGTATAAACTACACTTGAAGCACGAGGACGTTATTATTAACCTGACTATGAAACCTATTATTAATAAAGTATATATGCATGATGACCATCAATATTTTAGAATGAGATAAACGATAATCAGGGGCACACGTTCGAGTTAAGAaccaactcgatcgagctgaGGCTACTGGATCAAGTTcaacagctactcgatcgagtatatcgaGTCTAGTAAGCATTGCAGAATCCCAtacgcagttactcgatcgagttaggggcactcgatcgagtaacaacaggTCAAGTTACATCAAGAAACACGTTGCCATTCTAAGAAACATAATCATCGCCGGAGTTTTCGTCTCCGACACTATCCACCTGCATATTAAGTTTCGAAATTCAACAAAATACGACCTTATGGCCAAGTACAAACCAAAGTATATCCAAGTACCAACAAAACAAGTAGCAAGTAACTAAAAATCCATGAAAATGAATGtaaaacaacaataaacaacatCACTCGAAACCCGGCTCCGCCATCTCCTCACCTCCGCTTCCTCCTCCGAATGTGTCGGCACCAGCTGTGCCCTCTCCTGTAGTAGCTCCTGTACCTGAGTCTCTTCTTACTCGCCATGGCGCCAGAAAACCGAAAGGATAACTTCGAAGCTCCCTCCATGTAGTCAGATTTACTCTATATGAGTGAAAGACTCCACTATCATCCCCGACGCCTTTCCATGAAACTGGATGGGCCAGGTTGGTCCCAATGCCCTGCACGTATGCCATCTTATgaaggttccggagtgtcaatGCGTTGGATACCCTCCCAGTGAGCTCACTCACCTGCATCCCGGGACTAAAGGAAGAAGGGTAACGCGGGTACTGGTATTGTGGAGGCACGGGCTGCACAGGCTGAGTCTCACCAACCCTCTCTCTTACCCGTCTAGGGCCTCTCCCCACTCTAGGTACCTGGTCCTCAGGTCTAGCCTGGTCCCCCTTGGTCGGCTCCTGCATCACCTCTAAAATACCATCATCTATGAGGTAGTACTACCGGGTAGGGGAAGCCTCATCGTCATCGGAGTCCGATGCAACCACTGCCGCTGTCAAAGGCTCAGTCACAGGAAGATGCTCTGGGCCAGGTAGtctcatccaactcataccccacactctccaagctaacccaccaccctccaaagtcctcaaccatgtCTGGTCGATGAAGTAATCTCTATCCAAGGTGGGCACAACTGAGACCATAGGTGTGAGAGCCGAAGGGGCTTTAAAAGTAGGCAACCGCTCACCTAACTGTGTGGCAATAGCACTATAACTCAAGTACCGGGTCGAAGAGGTGGCCATCAAGGccaaactagaacaaatgatggcCGGGGCACTAAAGGAGACTCTCTATGCTCGGGTGGGGTTCAGATAGGTGACAAACAACATaacctcatgtgagttcaacttactcacatccctcCTATCGTACAACAAGCAGGTCAAAGTTCGGAGGaaaatcttcaaagtgacatgttgaacatcttTAAttaacatgttactcgaagtagggGCAGCCTTACCAGTGAAACAGGGCATATAACTGCTAGCCCCACAATTAGTCGGGATGTCTCTAAGAGATCCCTTCTCAGGTCGAGCAAGTCCAAGGTTTACTACGTCACAAGGTTAACTCGTACGGTTTTTGAAGGTCTAGAGCGTCTtaggtcagtcaacgacggtcaacgggtgcctaaaaggacgggtattacagtcttcccctcttaaaaataacttcgtccccgaagttcaactcatcatcCCCCACGACACAAGGTGAAACGTGAACTAAGACAACTTGCAACCATTCACCCCAATGAGGACAAGCACAACCGATCCCATATACCACCCATCCATGTACGCCACCACCCATCATCATCACCTACCTTAGCAATACATCGTCCAATACGACCTCCTAACAAGTCACAAAACATGCATTATACGCGAGAAAACACTAACACAAACCGTTACTTCCACTTACTAACCGAATTCTATCATTGCCCGATTCCATACCTCATACACATCATATTCATCTGATACAACTATTATTTTTTAATCGTCTAACAATTAATTATCAATAAAAATTAGTTACTAATCACCAAAGTATAGCAAATCATCGGTCAAAGTATACAACAATAGATTAATATTCATTTAAACCATTTTCGTAACATTAATATTACTCAAAAAATTAACATTTATTTTAATAGTACAAAATTAATAGTACAAAGTTTAAATTTGTAAGTAAACTAAATGGTTAAGCAATCTGAGGGTTTTACCAACAATTACTAACAATTACCCAAAATGTACTCAAAATACTCAAAATGTGATATCTTTGTCATGAATTTGTCATTTCCTtcacgcgacattactcttcccctcttaaaaggaacttcgtccccgaagttcaccttcaagacgaaCTACAAACATTATACGAAAAGATAACTCCACACAATCCTGACACTACGAAACAATTTTAACGTACGTTTAGACCAACAACTTATCATAGCACTTCATTGATATTACTTAGAGAATATTTATAACTGTTAATTAATATTTGATGTAGATAACAACAAATAAGCAAGGGAAATGTACCGCCACCCAATCATTATGTGTGAACACCGAGTAATTCCTTAAGTGACATTACTCAATCACGTGTACTCGATATAACCAGCTGTAAACTTATGACCACAACAATACACTATAACCACCGTGCAGCATGGTACGTCCAGCAATTCAATTAAATACTCATGGTGAAAAACAATTAAGACCGTATTGATCTTGTATAAACTACACTTGAAGCACGAGGACGTTATTATTAACCTGACTATGAAACCTATTATTAATAAAGTATATATATATGATGACCATCAATATTTTAGAATGAGATAAACGATAatcaggggtactcgatcgagttaagaaccaactcgatcgagccgaggctactcgatcgagttcaacagctactcgatcgagtatatcgaGTCTAGTAAGCATTGCAGAATCCCAtacgcagttactcgatcgagttaggggcactcgatcgagtaacaacaggTCAAGTTACATCAAGAAACACGTTGCCATTCTAAGAAACATAATCATCGCAGGAGTTTTCGTCTCTGACACTATCCACCTGCATATTAAGTTTCGAAATTcaacaaaatacggccttatggccaagtaCAAACCAAAGTATATCCAATTACCAACAAAACAAGTAGCAACTAACTAAAAATCCATGAAAACGAAtgtaaaacaacaataaaaaacaTCACTCGAAACccggctcctccatctcctcacctCTGCTTCCTCCTCCGGATGTGTCGGCTCCAGCTGTGCCCTCTCCTGTGGTAGCTTCTGTACCTGAGTCTCTTCGTACTCGCCATGGCGCCAGAAAACCGAAAGGATAACTTCGAAGCTCCCCCCATGTAGTCGGATTTACTCCATATGAGTGGAAGACTCCACTATCATCCCCGACACCTCTCCACGAAACTGGATGAGCCAGGTTGGTCCCAATGCCCTGCACGTATGCCATCTTAtgaatgttccggagtgtcaatgCGTTAGATACCCTCCCATAAGCTCACTCACCTGCATCCCGGGACTAAAGGAAGAAGGGTAACTCGGGTACTAGTATTGTGGAGGCACGGGCTGCACAGGCTGAGTCTCACCAACTCTCTCTCTCACCCGTCTAGGGCCTCTCCCCACTCTAAGTACCTAGTCCTCAGGTCTAGCCTGGTCCCCCTTGGTCGGCTCCTGCATCACCTCTAAAAGACCATCATCTATGAGGTAGTACTACCGGGTAGGGGCAGCCTCATCGTCATCGGAGTCCGATGCAACCACCGCCACTATCAAAGGCTCAGTCACAGGAAGATGTTCTGGGTCAGGTAGtctcatccaactcataccccacactctccaagctaacccaccaccctccaaagttgatgtgaccattatttgggcatatttagtcccctaattgagcctattttgcatactattatatcattccatggccattttatccgtcaaaaccttcttatttgctttcctagtgcatttcgtatgttttgtaggaaagaagataattaggcggaaattcccgtctttcgtgcatatttggaagcttattgacgatatttgatggactagtatgaagaggaagcaagaactaaagaccaatcctacaagaataaaaagaaagtgaagaaaaggattctgaagcagaaccCGAGCGGCCAaccaggcaagacgcccgtccagaatgacAATCCGAGCGTGCAAGTGATGTGTGCATTTCTTATAGacctttttaggccttttcagcACACATTTCTATGCTTATTTTGTAGTATTTcactacaaatgcccccgaatagtctactttggtctgtTTTGCATTATTTGCAGGTACGAACCGGAATGACTGGAAATCAGCCTATTTGTGGTCCTCCAAGCTTGCTTAAGAGAGTCGGCGTGAAACCTTACCGTCTTGAGATGCGTGAAGGCATCCAAAGGAATAGGAGACCACACGAGAAGTCaagacctctcgatcgaacacccaattagctcgatcgagaggcatGTGTGTCAAGAACCCCTCGGTCGAGATGTCCTGTTCTCCATCGAGTGAATGCAAAGGTGAAGGTCTCGATCGAGAGAGCATTATTCTCAATCGAGGGATGACTTAggtaaagctctcgatcgagcaactatggAGTTCGATCGGGAGGCCACGCGCTGATGGGCTTTGGATCGATTGTGTTGTTATTTTACACGCCTTgtttcttttctattttcttataaataggcaaGGAATACTAGAGACCAAAGAATAATCACATTTTTAGACGTAGAAACGGAGACTGTTGCTTTGGTTTTTGGGATTGGAAAATACTTTTCATCGCCATTTCTCAATTCTTCCTTCGTTGAATTCGATATTACCATTCGTATAATTTCAGTTCAATTTCGTTTATCATGTTATCTATTGTCATTTGCTTCGCTATTATTGTTCCTCATTTCGATCATGAATAGCTAATCgttttgctaggatttagggtagcCATGGCGTAGGAAGGATGATTTAATTAGAATACCCGTAGTCTAGTTGTATGCATCTGCTGCTTTAATATCTTTTAATTGTTTGAGTCGACGCACTCAATTAACTGTCTCGATATCCTCttctcctagatcgaaagattgaaaAAGGGGTAGATCTGCTGCGTTTCATTAGGATTAATACTagctagggcgaaagctaaactagtattgcctagggcgaactaaggaccgaaaggtgatgtTTATTACCCACAGATTGAATTTAGGGCATTTACGATTTAGTCCGGACTTtagaagccatggtgaaccgacaatcctagtacctttctttctTGTTCATCTCTATTTTATTTCTCTCTCGCTTCTTTTATTCTCTCCTTTACTCGTAGTTTTTaggaaacaaacaaacaaaccccccattttggttaCTTTCGACAGGCCTAGTTGACTATAGGATTcctatctccctgtggattcgatacccgactgcctctgctacatttagtTGAGACCCGTTGGTTTATCTTTGAcaaggttgcgacagccgtgtcaaattttggcgccgttgccggggaggcggtgcaattttatagttctttgtttgtcttttgtctcagggaatttattccttgagacagttctcattctTGGCCCGAGTATTTTTGTGCTTACAGGTTATAGTTCAGCTATGGAGGTAATTTGTGGAAGATGTGGCGAATGGGGACACAATCCCATTTCATGTATGGCTACATCCGAGAGAGTTCTAGCCTATCGGAAGTTTAGGCAAGGAGGCTCTTCCTTCGAGCTTTATGCTGACAATATTCAAGTCGAGTACAATCTTAAGGCCGCCATTCACACACAACATCTTGAGCAGGAATCTGGTGCGGATGCCCTCCGTAAACTGCTCGAATAGTGTGATTCGATGTGCTTAGAGGAAGACCCGGTAAATGCAATAAGTTTGAGGAGTGGTCGCACTTATGACGGACCAGAACATACTCCAGAAAGTTCAAATGCCGAGGCAGGGATTACTGTTCAGCAAAATGACGAAGAACTGCTGAAAGATGGTCGATCGGGTGatcttacctctcgatcgaccagtgCTGAGGAAGaaatctctcgatcgagagccgacacctctcgatcgagtgagctacacaatgaaacctctcgatcgagagaggTTAGTAAGAAAaactctcgatcgaacacttctgaGCCTCAATCGAGAGATACTGAGCGTACGGACACGCATTCCAATGCTGGACGTAGTGGGGTACCCTCCTGTGCTGCGAGGGTGTCAAgaattgataaaggtaaagagaaataAGAGGACCCACTTCCTATGGTCAAGGTCCCTTACACGAGTCGATTACGCGACACGAAGACGGAGAGACAATTCAGCAAATTCGCGGATATGGTAAGAAATATTCAGGTAACCATTCCTTTTGTTGAGTTAATTACCCAAATACCTCcttacgcaaaatttatgaaagatattattACGCGTAGGAGGGAATTTGGAGAAACAGCTACTGTTGctttcatggaagagtctagtagtcTAATTTCGGGAAAGTCTCCCCCTAaattgaaagacccgggtagtttctctattttTTGTGTTATAGGAGATGTGATGATAAATAGGGCGCTGTGTGACCTTGGAGCTAGTGTCAATGTCATGCCCTATTCTATCTTTTCTAAGCTTAAATTGGGTCACCTAAAAATGACCAATATCACCCTGCAGATGGCCGACAGATCTGTTAGACGACCCTTAggtatcttagaggatgtgcccgtCAAGGTGGGAAAATTCTTTATTCCAGTGGACTTTATTGTATTAGATATTGCTGAGGATACCCGTACCCagattattttgggtagaccgtTTTTGTGTACAGCTGGagctattattgatgtcaaactcgGGGCATTTGACtctagaggtaggggatgatgtGATTACGTTTAGTCTGCCCGAGACCTTGTCTAGAccgatgatagaggatacttgttattctgttgatattgttgatgaGTCTGCTTACGAGTTTTGGTCGGATTCCTTGGTTAATGATCCGCAGGAGTCTTTGATGTttctagatgagtgtgcagatttttcagatgatgaggatgatgtcgAGGAGTTGCTTGGAATTACCACAGATGATATAGAGCTGTCTGACGATCAGCTGGAACAGGTAGAAAACTTGGCACATGCTTTGTGCTCAGTCGAGCTAAAGGTCCCCGAGCGTAAggctcttccctctcatcttaagtatgcCTTTCTTGATGATACCGAGCAGTTCCCAGTGATTTTGAGCGCTAAGCTCAACGACGAACAGTTAGCTGCTTTATTGACTGTTCTAAAGAGAAATAGGAAGGCGATGGGATACTCGTTGGATGaccttaagggcatcagccctgatgtctgcatgcacaggattgagctagaggatgatcacaaaccttgcagacaaggTCAGCGAAAGCTGAATCCGAAGATGGAAGAGGTTGTGACGGCTGAGGTTATGAAACTACTTGACGCAGGTATTGTTTATTCAGTTGGGAGTTCTAAATGGGTAAGTCCCGTTcaggtggtacctaagaaaggaggtactacagTTGTCCGAAATGAAAATAATGAGCTAATACCTACTAGACTAGTGACCGGGTGGCGGATGTGTAGATTATCGGCaattaaatgccgccaccaagaaagatcatttcccccttcctttcattgatcagatgatAGAGAGATTAGCTTCTCATGAGTTTTTCTGTTATCTggatgggtactcagggttctttcagatccctattcatccagatgatcaggaaaagactacttttacttgtccgaagggtgtttttgcttatcgcaggatgccttttggtttgtgtaatgcccctgctacctttcagaggtgcatgatggggatcttttctgagtatatagagtctatcatggaagtctttatggacgactTCAGTGTC is a window encoding:
- the LOC141653012 gene encoding uncharacterized protein LOC141653012, whose protein sequence is MVRNIQVTIPFVELITQIPPYAKFMKDIITRRREFGETATVAFMEESSSLISGKSPPKLKDPGSFSIFCVIGDVMINRALCDLGASVNVMPYSIFSKLKLGHLKMTNITLQMADRSVRRPLGILEDVPVKVGKFFIPVDFIVLDIAEDTRTQIILGRPFLCTAGAIIDVKLGAFDSRGRG